In one window of Archocentrus centrarchus isolate MPI-CPG fArcCen1 chromosome 11, fArcCen1, whole genome shotgun sequence DNA:
- the LOC115787550 gene encoding uncharacterized protein LOC115787550 isoform X1 yields MSSLCYVRCVRNLWALVQASRFPKVTVLYRAVCQLQHVKVMAEDKPWALISQVGEQGFIEEVTDILKQHFHIICLRDFLQNSQLHGPKIQAILIWNTCPAAEPSLLSSLPSLKVVANGGVGIDHLDVPYINSLDVKVTNTPGVVSNATADMAMGLMLASARKIVEGHSIAVDSKVIDIPQSLMGVEVTGSTLGIIGMGHIGYKIAQRSKGFDMKILYHNRNRRSIEDEQSVGASYCENMDDLLRESDFVVLVVNLTPETKGLIGHRELSLMKPTATLVNVSRGLVVDQDALVKALQSGTLRAAALDVTHPEPLPRDHPLLSLPNVLITPHIGTYTYATTRRMVQCMVDNAVAAVKGLPVPNEVKLK; encoded by the exons ATGAGCAGCCTCTGCTATGTCCGGTGTGTAAGGAACCTGTGGGCTCTAGTACAAGCATCTCGGTTTCCTAAAGTGACAGTCCTGTACAGAGCTGTGTGCCAGCTGCAACACGTAAAG GTGATGGCAGAGGACAAACCATGGGCTCTCATCTCACAGGTGGGCGAGCAGGGCTTCATCGAAGAGGTCACTGATATATTAAAACAACACTTCCACATCATCTGCCTCAGAGACTTTCTACAAAATTCCCAGCTGCACGGCCCGAAGATCCAGGCCATACTGATATGGAACACCTGCCCTGCAGCTGAGCCTTCGCTGCTCAGCTCGCTTCCATCACTGAAAGTGGTTGCCAATGGAGGAGTGGGCATCGACCACCTGGACGTGCCATACATCAACAGTCTCGACGTGAAGGTGACCAACACGCCAGGCGTGGTGAGCAATGCGACTGCAGATATGGCCATGGGCCTGATGCTGGCATCTGCACGGAAGATAGTTGAGG GTCACAGCATAGCCGTTGACTCCAAGGTCATCGATATACCACAAAGCCTGATGGGAGTTGAAGTCACGGGGTCGACCCTGGGAATCATCGGAATGGGACATATTGGATACAAAATTGCTCAGAGAAGCAAAGGGTTTGACATGAAGATCCTGTATCACAACAGAAACAGAAG GAGCATTGAAGATGAGCAGTCAGTGGGGGCAAGTTACTGTGAGAACATGGATGACCTGCTGAGGGAGTCCGACTTTGTAGTGCTGGTCGTCAACCTTACTCCTGAAACCAAAGGCCTAATCGGCCACAGGGAGCTGTCCCTCATGAAACCCACTGCAACTCTGGTCAACGTCAGCAGAG GTCTGGTTGTGGACCAGGATGCTTTAGTCAAAGCTCTGCAGTCTGGAACACTTCGAGCAGCAGCTTTAGATGTGACTCATCCTGAACCTTTACCCAG GGATCAccctctcctcagcctccctaATGTGCTCATCACGCCCCACATTGGCACATACACCTATGCT
- the LOC115787550 gene encoding uncharacterized protein LOC115787550 isoform X2, whose product MAEDKPWALISQVGEQGFIEEVTDILKQHFHIICLRDFLQNSQLHGPKIQAILIWNTCPAAEPSLLSSLPSLKVVANGGVGIDHLDVPYINSLDVKVTNTPGVVSNATADMAMGLMLASARKIVEGHSIAVDSKVIDIPQSLMGVEVTGSTLGIIGMGHIGYKIAQRSKGFDMKILYHNRNRRSIEDEQSVGASYCENMDDLLRESDFVVLVVNLTPETKGLIGHRELSLMKPTATLVNVSRGLVVDQDALVKALQSGTLRAAALDVTHPEPLPRDHPLLSLPNVLITPHIGTYTYATTRRMVQCMVDNAVAAVKGLPVPNEVKLK is encoded by the exons ATGGCAGAGGACAAACCATGGGCTCTCATCTCACAGGTGGGCGAGCAGGGCTTCATCGAAGAGGTCACTGATATATTAAAACAACACTTCCACATCATCTGCCTCAGAGACTTTCTACAAAATTCCCAGCTGCACGGCCCGAAGATCCAGGCCATACTGATATGGAACACCTGCCCTGCAGCTGAGCCTTCGCTGCTCAGCTCGCTTCCATCACTGAAAGTGGTTGCCAATGGAGGAGTGGGCATCGACCACCTGGACGTGCCATACATCAACAGTCTCGACGTGAAGGTGACCAACACGCCAGGCGTGGTGAGCAATGCGACTGCAGATATGGCCATGGGCCTGATGCTGGCATCTGCACGGAAGATAGTTGAGG GTCACAGCATAGCCGTTGACTCCAAGGTCATCGATATACCACAAAGCCTGATGGGAGTTGAAGTCACGGGGTCGACCCTGGGAATCATCGGAATGGGACATATTGGATACAAAATTGCTCAGAGAAGCAAAGGGTTTGACATGAAGATCCTGTATCACAACAGAAACAGAAG GAGCATTGAAGATGAGCAGTCAGTGGGGGCAAGTTACTGTGAGAACATGGATGACCTGCTGAGGGAGTCCGACTTTGTAGTGCTGGTCGTCAACCTTACTCCTGAAACCAAAGGCCTAATCGGCCACAGGGAGCTGTCCCTCATGAAACCCACTGCAACTCTGGTCAACGTCAGCAGAG GTCTGGTTGTGGACCAGGATGCTTTAGTCAAAGCTCTGCAGTCTGGAACACTTCGAGCAGCAGCTTTAGATGTGACTCATCCTGAACCTTTACCCAG GGATCAccctctcctcagcctccctaATGTGCTCATCACGCCCCACATTGGCACATACACCTATGCT